The candidate division WOR-3 bacterium genomic interval ACTTTTGCCTTCAATTCTTTATTAAATCTTTCAACAAGAAATCTTTCGGTATAACGACAAATATTGCTACTCTCTTTTCTTTTCTTTCCTTCAATATCACCGGCAAAAAGAAAAGAGAAAGTATCATAAACCAATTTTAAAACCAAACTGCTGTTATTTTCGTCGTCTCCTTCTTTGAAACAATTTAAAATTTTTATTTTTGTTTTTTTGCCTATTAGAAAACTATCACCAATTTTAATTTTCTTCGGTTTTAAATTTTTTTCTCTCAATTTTTTTAAGAATTTTAAATATAATTGATTAGTGGCTTCTTTTTGGGATGTGATTAAATTTAGAACCGTAAAAAGATCCAACACCGGTAATATTCCTCCTAAATGATCAGAATGATTATGGGTAACAAAAAGGTAATGAAAAGTATCTATCTTTTCTCTTTTTAAAAAAGGAATGAGGATATCGTTACTATATTTTTCTTCGCCACCATCAATTAAAATATTAAAATTACGGTTATCCTCAGGGATTTTTATTAAAATCGCATCCCCATGACCAACATCAATGAAAAAGATTTTAAAACTTAAATCCTTCTTTTGACAGCAAAGAAATAATAAGATAAAAAGGAACTTTTTAAATTTCATACCTTTTGATAATTGCCAGAACCTCTTCTTCGTCTTTTGCTTTATTTAATTCAATTCGTAACTCATCTTTTCTTAATAATTTGGAAAGTTTAGCTAAGGCAAAAAGATATTCACTCTTTTTGTCTTCCGGACCGGCGATCAAAAAGATTAAATGGGCTGGTTTACCATCAAGACTGGAGAAGTCAACTCCTTCTTTTGAGCGACCAAAAACAATTACCAGTTCTTTTACTGCTTTGGAACGGGTATGGGGAATCGCAATACCCATACCGATACCGGTGCTTTCCAGATTTTCTCTTTTTAAAATTTCAGAAAAAAACTCTTCAGGATCAGTAATATATCCCAAATGGATTAGTTTTTCACTTAACTCTTTAATTACCGCAGTTTTTTCTTTTTCTTTTAAATCAAGAATAATTCCTTCTTTTAACAAAATTTCTGAAATTTTTTTCATTATGAACCTCCCCTTATTTTAAAATTATGGTTTTTGCTTTGTTTTTATTAATTAATTCTAATAAATTTAGTTCTGCCAAAGAATTTAAAATGATAGTATCTACTTCGTAAGACTTTGTTAATTCATAAATCAAATTTTCAGGTTTACCTTCAAAAAATAAGAGAGAGACCTTTATCTCTCTTTGAAAAGCCTTTTCTTCCACATCATATAATTTTTGCCATCCCTCATCTTCTAATCTGTCCTTTGTTTCTTCGTCTTTTATTTTATCGGAATTAAGACAAAAGAGCACATAAAGTCGAGAAGAAAAGGTTTGGGCTAACATTAAGGCTAGTTCAATAGTTTCTTTTTGGGCTTCGTTAAGATAAAGCAAGATCTTTTTCATTTGCCGATACAAAATTGTGAAAATATTTTATCTAAAATCTCTTCGCTTGTTGTTTCGCCCAAAAGCTCCCGAAGATTAAATAAAGCTTCTTTCAATTCTTCGGCAATGCTTTCCCAATAAGAGAGATTTAAACAATTTTTACAAGCTGCTAATGCCTTTTCTAAACATTCTATCTGACGAGGTAAAAAGAGAAAGGTATCACTATCGGAATAAAAATTTTGGAGATATTTTTTTAATCTTTTTTTTATTTCTTCAATCCCATCTCCGTATTTCGCTGAGATTAGTAAATAGGGTTCGCTGCTCAAAAAATCTAAAGGGAATTTATGGGGCAAGTCTTTTTTGTTAAGAATGATAATTCTATCTTTTTCTTTAGTCATCCTTAATAAATCATAATCAGCTTCTTGGGGTGGTTCCGAGATATCAAAGATTAACAAAATTAAATCTCCCATTTCTAAATATTCTTTTGTTTTTTTTACACTCAATTCATCAATTAAACTGATATTGAAATCAATTCCTGCCGTATCGCAAAAAATAAAGGGAAAACCATCAATATCAATCATTGCCTCAATGACATCTCTGGTGGTTCCTGGTATTTCGGTAACGATTGCTCTTTCTCTTCCGAGAAGTTGATTAAAAAGGGAGGATTTGCCAACATTTGCTCGACCGGCCAACACAACTTTAATTCCTTGGAAAATCTTTTTTTGGAAATGTGTTCTTTTAAAAATTTTTTCCATTTTTTCATTTAAAGAGGCAATCCTCTTTTTAATATTTTTCTCGAGTTCTTTCGCCTCTTCTTCGTCAGCAAATTCAATTAGATATTCGGTTTGGGCCAAGAGTTCCTTCAATTCTTCGCCGAAATTTTTAATTATTAATGAGACTTCACCCCTTAATTGAGCAAGAGCCAT includes:
- a CDS encoding MBL fold metallo-hydrolase; amino-acid sequence: MKFKKFLFILLFLCCQKKDLSFKIFFIDVGHGDAILIKIPEDNRNFNILIDGGEEKYSNDILIPFLKREKIDTFHYLFVTHNHSDHLGGILPVLDLFTVLNLITSQKEATNQLYLKFLKKLREKNLKPKKIKIGDSFLIGKKTKIKILNCFKEGDDENNSSLVLKLVYDTFSFLFAGDIEGKKRKESSNICRYTERFLVERFNKELKAKVLKVPHHGSETSLTDTFLKLVSPEIAIITAGRKKFGNVILPDTTVILRLIRNNIKIFRTDKDDYSYKDAPGDDHILIEIKDNNFICRYYSYLIF
- a CDS encoding PTS sugar transporter subunit IIA, translated to MKKISEILLKEGIILDLKEKEKTAVIKELSEKLIHLGYITDPEEFFSEILKRENLESTGIGMGIAIPHTRSKAVKELVIVFGRSKEGVDFSSLDGKPAHLIFLIAGPEDKKSEYLFALAKLSKLLRKDELRIELNKAKDEEEVLAIIKRYEI
- a CDS encoding universal stress protein, which translates into the protein MKKILLYLNEAQKETIELALMLAQTFSSRLYVLFCLNSDKIKDEETKDRLEDEGWQKLYDVEEKAFQREIKVSLLFFEGKPENLIYELTKSYEVDTIILNSLAELNLLELINKNKAKTIILK
- the mnmE gene encoding tRNA uridine-5-carboxymethylaminomethyl(34) synthesis GTPase MnmE, whose translation is MTENKTIYGLATPLGRSAMAVIRVSGPLTISILKKIFRPKKEYQKFPARKIIKGEIIDWENNKIIDEVTVAVYYSPNSYTGEDMAEIFSHGGFYLPQRICEILKKAGAILAEPGEFTKRRFLNGKIDLVQAEALLPLISAQTEKQAKMALAQLRGEVSLIIKNFGEELKELLAQTEYLIEFADEEEAKELEKNIKKRIASLNEKMEKIFKRTHFQKKIFQGIKVVLAGRANVGKSSLFNQLLGRERAIVTEIPGTTRDVIEAMIDIDGFPFIFCDTAGIDFNISLIDELSVKKTKEYLEMGDLILLIFDISEPPQEADYDLLRMTKEKDRIIILNKKDLPHKFPLDFLSSEPYLLISAKYGDGIEEIKKRLKKYLQNFYSDSDTFLFLPRQIECLEKALAACKNCLNLSYWESIAEELKEALFNLRELLGETTSEEILDKIFSQFCIGK